The proteins below are encoded in one region of Chroococcidiopsis sp. SAG 2025:
- a CDS encoding alkaline phosphatase: MNRFDLAGILSVPAKRRQLLIGAGALTGFAIANQFPRRVIAQSKFSAYPFSLGVASGDPLPNSIVIWTRLAPDPLNGGGMPQQNVSVEWQIAADENLRQIVRRGTVLATPELGHSVRVDVKGLKPGQWYWYQFRVGSEVSPIGRTRTAPRSGDRLDRFRFAFASCQNWQQGHYTAYKYMATEDLDLVVFLGDYIYEGPPSATALRPHEGTKEPVTLEEYRNRHAQYKSDPNLQAAHAAFPWLVTWDDHEVDNNYADDIPQDPELQSREDLLLRRAAAYQAYYEHMPLRATSMPQGPDMLLYRRFTFGDLAEFNVLDTRQYRTNQPCNDGTKPRCEAVFDPNATLTGLEQEQWLFQGLKQSKSRWNILAQQVMMGQVDRSPGAEQTFPMDQWAGYLVQRNRILRFFQEQQISNPIVITGDIHSNWVSDLKLDFDVPDSPIVGAEFVGTSISSGGDGADSNPTVEAYLPENPWIKFYNSQRGYVRCELSPSRWQSDYRVMSAVTNQDGSISTRASFIVEDGRAGVQSV, from the coding sequence ATGAATCGCTTCGATCTAGCAGGCATCCTATCAGTTCCAGCCAAGCGCAGACAGTTGCTCATAGGTGCGGGAGCGCTAACGGGATTTGCGATCGCCAATCAATTTCCCAGGAGAGTTATTGCTCAATCAAAATTTTCTGCTTATCCATTCAGTTTAGGTGTAGCTTCAGGCGATCCATTGCCTAACAGCATTGTGATTTGGACGCGACTGGCTCCCGATCCGCTTAATGGTGGCGGAATGCCACAACAAAATGTCTCGGTTGAATGGCAAATTGCTGCTGACGAAAATCTGCGCCAGATTGTCAGACGCGGCACGGTATTGGCAACACCGGAATTAGGGCATTCTGTCCGGGTAGACGTGAAAGGGTTAAAACCGGGGCAGTGGTACTGGTATCAATTTCGAGTCGGGAGTGAAGTCAGCCCGATCGGACGCACCCGTACTGCCCCTAGATCGGGCGATCGCCTCGACCGTTTCCGCTTTGCCTTCGCTTCCTGTCAAAATTGGCAACAAGGTCACTATACGGCATACAAATATATGGCGACAGAAGACCTCGATCTGGTTGTTTTTCTAGGCGATTATATTTACGAGGGACCACCGAGTGCCACAGCTTTACGACCTCATGAAGGCACTAAAGAACCCGTGACATTGGAAGAATATCGCAATCGCCACGCCCAGTATAAGTCCGATCCCAATCTGCAAGCAGCACACGCTGCTTTCCCTTGGCTGGTGACTTGGGACGATCATGAAGTAGACAATAATTACGCTGACGATATTCCTCAAGATCCAGAACTACAATCCCGCGAAGATTTGCTATTAAGACGGGCTGCTGCTTACCAAGCCTATTACGAGCATATGCCGTTGCGAGCTACCTCAATGCCGCAGGGACCGGATATGTTGCTGTATCGTCGCTTTACTTTTGGAGATTTAGCAGAGTTCAACGTTCTCGATACCAGGCAGTACCGCACCAATCAACCCTGCAATGACGGTACAAAACCTCGTTGCGAAGCAGTCTTCGATCCAAATGCTACCCTGACTGGATTGGAACAAGAACAGTGGCTATTCCAAGGGCTAAAACAGTCTAAATCTCGTTGGAATATCCTGGCACAACAAGTGATGATGGGGCAGGTAGACCGCAGCCCCGGAGCCGAACAGACTTTTCCAATGGATCAATGGGCTGGTTATCTAGTGCAGCGCAACCGCATTCTCCGCTTTTTCCAAGAACAACAAATTTCCAATCCCATCGTCATTACTGGCGATATCCACTCCAACTGGGTATCGGATCTCAAGCTAGATTTTGATGTTCCAGACTCCCCTATTGTTGGTGCGGAGTTCGTTGGCACTTCCATCAGTTCTGGAGGTGATGGTGCTGACTCCAATCCCACAGTCGAGGCTTATCTACCAGAAAATCCGTGGATTAAGTTTTACAACTCGCAACGGGGTTACGTCCGTTGCGAACTTAGCCCCAGTCGCTGGCAATCCGACTATCGCGTCATGTCTGCCGTCACTAACCAAGACGGTAGTATTTCCACCAGAGCTTCATTTATCGTAGAAGACGGACGAGCAGGAGTACAGTCAGTTTAG
- a CDS encoding nuclear transport factor 2 family protein → MKNAVAQLQNWVFTDVREYQTLLPNVLFAEFHGEAVFVATGQPYQQDYVVRLETKNGKILHYREYWNPVPILEIVSSSGTAFPLNPNS, encoded by the coding sequence ATGAAGAACGCAGTTGCACAATTGCAAAACTGGGTCTTTACGGATGTTCGTGAATATCAGACGCTGCTTCCAAATGTTCTATTCGCTGAATTTCATGGAGAAGCTGTGTTTGTGGCGACGGGTCAGCCCTATCAGCAAGACTATGTGGTGCGACTAGAAACAAAGAATGGAAAGATTCTTCACTACCGCGAATATTGGAATCCGGTTCCGATACTTGAAATAGTAAGCAGCAGCGGAACTGCTTTCCCATTGAATCCAAACTCATAG
- a CDS encoding ABC transporter substrate-binding protein: protein MTNAPDSARYNYQVGGSLAINAFTYVMRQADRDLYEGLKAGEFCYVLSSRQMGKSSLMVQTMCQLQAEGATCAVIDISAMSSRDTESQWYAGIAYELVKGFNLSDRIDVRRWWQERDSFSPTQRLSLLLEEVLLPERQRLVVFVDEIDSILRSNFSIDGFFEFIQACYNKRAHQLKYQDLTFALFGVATPYELVKDNKRRSPFNVGRAIELQGFKQIETIPLQLGLMGRVSNPKVALQKVLNWTGGQPFLTQKICKFIHDLSCSIPEGSEAEWIENIVRAQVIENWEARDEPPHLRAVRDRLFNHGDQLNHDGQLTIRMLEIYQKILRQGTVTADESLEQTELLLSGLAIKNEGKLRVFNRIYKEVFSEDWVERMLAQQRPYARELAAWVASNYQNRSYLLRGRKLQSALIWTEKKTLTTEDYRFLNASLRLDREEGNVKKLLLAAVFISVTIMSAVAGTQFLSLRLDRCSPPQVRSNNDTCVEDPERFSSGEHRLFRSTQNPVFNSGIEAFKRGKYSEASDLFRRASNSNSPEPEIYRNNCEARLKGSPFTLAVVVPIDNGPTTAEEILRGVADAQAQFNKAGGLNGRLLEIIIANDGNEPDTAVRIAKQLAIKPAVLGIVGHNSSDTTKDALTEYEKAGIATVSSTSTSTSLKSQVFFRTIVSDEEAGKKLAEYAEAKGLNKVVIFSDSQSSYSSSIREVFEKNFTQSGRSVVDGTDLRNFDMLDAKDAKTEIERRVKLDRVQAAVLLPNKETTSVAISLARANAELPLKQRLQLLGGDALYESETVNKYNGSASQGLVLAVGWSGDLPSAKAYSNAAYKRWTGKVSWRTAASYDATQALIKSLSSNASRETVLQNLRNVKLSPDQTSGTALQFMSTGERSGEAYLVQVVKGAPSPRGSQFGFKILPETSTKQTN from the coding sequence ATGACTAACGCACCTGATTCAGCTAGGTACAACTATCAAGTTGGGGGAAGCTTAGCCATTAACGCCTTTACATATGTAATGCGGCAGGCTGACCGTGACTTGTATGAGGGGCTAAAAGCAGGTGAGTTTTGCTATGTGCTAAGTTCTAGGCAGATGGGCAAGTCTAGCTTGATGGTACAAACTATGTGCCAGTTGCAAGCCGAAGGAGCTACTTGTGCTGTTATTGACATTTCTGCCATGAGTAGTCGGGATACCGAGTCTCAATGGTATGCAGGTATTGCCTACGAACTGGTGAAAGGTTTCAATCTTTCAGATAGGATTGACGTGCGAAGATGGTGGCAAGAGCGCGATTCTTTCTCTCCCACACAACGATTAAGCCTATTGCTCGAAGAGGTGTTGCTGCCAGAACGTCAAAGACTTGTAGTTTTTGTGGATGAGATTGATAGTATTCTCCGTTCAAACTTCTCCATTGATGGCTTTTTTGAATTTATTCAAGCTTGTTATAACAAGCGTGCCCATCAGTTAAAATACCAAGACCTTACTTTTGCACTATTCGGTGTAGCTACGCCATACGAGTTAGTCAAGGATAATAAAAGACGCAGCCCGTTTAATGTAGGTCGAGCAATTGAATTGCAAGGCTTTAAACAGATTGAAACAATCCCTTTACAGCTCGGGTTGATGGGAAGAGTCAGTAATCCAAAGGTAGCACTTCAAAAAGTATTAAATTGGACAGGCGGTCAACCCTTTCTCACCCAAAAAATTTGTAAATTTATTCATGATTTATCATGCTCTATTCCAGAAGGAAGTGAAGCGGAGTGGATTGAGAATATAGTGCGAGCGCAGGTGATTGAAAATTGGGAAGCTAGGGATGAACCCCCTCATCTAAGGGCAGTTCGCGATCGCTTATTTAATCATGGCGATCAGCTCAATCATGATGGTCAACTTACCATTCGGATGCTGGAAATATATCAAAAGATTTTGCGACAAGGCACAGTAACTGCTGATGAAAGTCTAGAACAAACAGAATTGCTATTGTCGGGTTTAGCTATCAAAAATGAGGGAAAATTAAGAGTTTTTAACCGTATCTATAAAGAGGTATTTAGTGAGGATTGGGTTGAAAGGATGCTAGCACAACAGCGTCCTTATGCTAGGGAATTAGCAGCTTGGGTAGCTTCTAATTATCAGAATCGCTCCTACCTGTTACGAGGAAGGAAATTACAATCTGCACTAATATGGACAGAAAAAAAAACCTTGACTACTGAAGATTATCGCTTCCTAAACGCTAGCCTTAGACTAGATAGAGAAGAAGGAAACGTAAAAAAACTGCTGCTAGCGGCGGTCTTTATTTCAGTCACTATCATGTCTGCTGTCGCAGGCACACAATTTTTATCATTGCGTCTGGATCGTTGCTCACCACCTCAAGTAAGGAGTAATAATGATACCTGCGTGGAGGATCCAGAACGCTTTAGTAGTGGAGAGCATCGCCTTTTTCGTAGTACACAAAACCCTGTTTTTAATAGCGGGATTGAAGCTTTTAAACGGGGAAAGTATTCTGAAGCAAGTGACTTATTTAGAAGAGCTAGTAACAGTAATAGCCCAGAACCAGAAATTTATCGTAATAATTGTGAAGCCCGTCTAAAAGGGTCTCCTTTTACACTTGCAGTAGTGGTGCCGATAGACAATGGACCTACTACTGCTGAAGAAATATTACGTGGTGTCGCAGATGCACAAGCGCAATTCAACAAAGCAGGAGGTTTAAACGGGCGGTTACTGGAGATTATAATTGCCAATGATGGGAACGAGCCTGACACAGCTGTCAGAATTGCTAAGCAACTGGCAATCAAGCCAGCAGTTTTAGGCATAGTTGGACACAACTCCAGTGACACCACCAAAGATGCACTAACCGAATACGAGAAAGCTGGGATAGCTACAGTCTCTTCTACTAGCACCAGCACATCTTTAAAAAGTCAGGTTTTCTTCCGAACCATTGTTTCTGACGAAGAAGCGGGTAAAAAATTGGCTGAGTATGCTGAAGCCAAAGGCTTAAACAAAGTGGTGATTTTTTCTGACTCTCAAAGTTCCTACAGCAGTAGCATACGAGAAGTCTTCGAGAAAAACTTCACCCAGTCAGGGCGGAGTGTTGTTGATGGTACTGACCTGAGAAATTTTGATATGCTGGATGCTAAAGATGCCAAGACTGAAATCGAGCGTAGAGTGAAGTTGGATCGGGTACAAGCAGCTGTTTTATTACCAAATAAAGAAACAACTTCTGTTGCCATCTCCCTTGCTAGGGCAAATGCTGAGCTACCGCTGAAGCAAAGGTTGCAGTTGTTAGGCGGCGATGCACTGTATGAATCTGAAACTGTCAATAAATATAATGGATCTGCTAGTCAGGGATTGGTTTTAGCTGTTGGCTGGTCTGGAGATCTCCCCTCTGCAAAAGCTTATTCCAATGCAGCATATAAGAGATGGACAGGAAAAGTTAGCTGGCGCACCGCTGCTAGTTATGATGCGACCCAGGCTTTGATTAAATCACTATCCAGCAACGCCTCACGGGAAACTGTACTTCAAAATTTGAGAAATGTGAAACTTTCTCCAGATCAAACATCAGGGACGGCACTTCAATTTATGTCAACAGGGGAGCGTTCTGGGGAAGCCTACCTCGTTCAGGTTGTTAAAGGTGCACCTTCTCCAAGAGGTTCCCAGTTTGGTTTTAAGATACTTCCAGAAACGTCCACTAAACAAACAAACTAG
- a CDS encoding transposase, whose protein sequence is MMSTNRKSRSCDLRIEDCLSQFNDKIDISQSPLTPPKHIRHKPQGNEPSFDLRTHLYRMSGVDFTQVDGLGVLTVQIILSEVGLDPSRFPTVKHFTSWLGAMSLAVALLVAKFKVLRLVL, encoded by the coding sequence ATGATGTCTACCAATCGCAAATCGCGCTCATGTGACCTAAGAATTGAGGATTGCTTAAGTCAATTTAACGATAAAATTGATATTTCCCAGTCTCCCCTTACTCCACCAAAGCATATTCGCCATAAACCTCAAGGCAATGAACCTAGCTTTGATTTGCGTACTCATCTTTATCGCATGAGTGGGGTTGATTTTACCCAAGTGGATGGTCTTGGTGTCCTGACAGTACAAATCATCCTTTCTGAAGTTGGTTTAGATCCCAGCCGATTCCCTACGGTTAAACACTTTACCTCTTGGCTTGGCGCAATGTCGCTGGCAGTCGCATTACTGGTGGCAAAATTCAAAGTTCTCAGACTCGTCCTGTAG
- a CDS encoding dodecin family protein: MSIAKVIEIVASSEKSFDDAVQQGLAESARSLRGISAIEVTNWTADVENNQIVRYKVTMHVAFQVEHSTSTH; this comes from the coding sequence ATGTCAATTGCTAAGGTCATTGAAATTGTAGCTTCTTCCGAAAAAAGCTTTGATGATGCAGTCCAACAGGGTTTAGCGGAGTCGGCGCGATCGCTACGGGGGATTAGCGCAATTGAGGTAACTAACTGGACTGCTGATGTAGAGAACAATCAGATTGTGCGTTACAAAGTAACGATGCACGTTGCTTTTCAGGTTGAGCATAGTACAAGCACTCATTAG
- the istB gene encoding IS21-like element helper ATPase IstB, with amino-acid sequence MSPNNSQITAIETLGFLLKTLKLPHMNNHWQELERQALAGGWSHAQFLLALCESEATQRYQARVQRALKDAHLPPGKAFSNFDFSHCPSLNQPSIMQLAQDRTWLKRGENLLLFGPSGVGKTHLAAAVGRSLVELGARVKFLGATTAVQLLQAAKANLQLQSALLKLDKYDLLILDDISYVKKSEVETSVLFELIAHRYELKSLMITANHPFSAWDEIFTDSTMTVAAVDRLVHHAVILEILAPSFRQQAALQRSSSTDQKQPK; translated from the coding sequence ATGTCCCCCAACAACAGCCAAATAACAGCCATCGAGACTCTGGGCTTCCTACTCAAAACACTCAAACTGCCCCACATGAACAACCATTGGCAAGAGTTGGAGCGTCAGGCTCTGGCTGGGGGCTGGTCACACGCTCAATTCTTGCTAGCACTGTGCGAATCCGAGGCAACACAACGTTATCAAGCGCGAGTGCAACGCGCCCTCAAAGATGCCCACCTGCCACCAGGAAAAGCTTTTTCCAACTTTGACTTCAGCCATTGCCCCAGCTTAAATCAGCCTAGCATCATGCAACTGGCTCAGGACAGAACTTGGTTGAAGCGGGGTGAGAATCTGCTGCTGTTCGGTCCTTCTGGAGTCGGGAAAACTCACTTAGCTGCTGCTGTCGGTCGCAGTTTGGTAGAACTGGGTGCACGAGTCAAGTTTCTGGGTGCCACCACAGCCGTGCAACTGCTACAAGCGGCGAAAGCCAACTTACAACTGCAATCAGCTTTACTCAAGCTCGATAAGTACGATCTGCTGATTCTTGATGACATTAGCTATGTCAAAAAGTCGGAAGTGGAAACATCAGTGTTGTTTGAGTTAATTGCTCACCGCTACGAACTCAAAAGCTTGATGATTACTGCCAATCACCCTTTCAGTGCTTGGGATGAAATTTTTACCGACTCTACTATGACCGTTGCTGCTGTAGATCGCTTGGTACATCATGCTGTCATTCTCGAAATCCTTGCACCCAGTTTTCGTCAACAAGCGGCTCTACAACGCTCTTCTTCTACTGACCAAAAGCAACCAAAATAA
- a CDS encoding IS1 family transposase: MATNLREREIRFCAPASAGNTQKKGKLTIQCDELWSFVDNKGNKQWVWLALDADTREIVGVNIGARDEASAQGLWDSLPAVYRQCAIAYTDFWAAYAAVLPSNRHRPVGKETGKTSYVERLNNTFRQRVSRLVRKTLSFSKSLENHIGAIWYFVHYYKASLLV; the protein is encoded by the coding sequence ATGGCTACAAACCTACGTGAACGAGAAATACGCTTCTGTGCCCCGGCAAGTGCAGGTAACACCCAAAAAAAGGGGAAGCTAACCATTCAATGCGATGAGCTATGGTCATTTGTGGATAACAAAGGCAATAAGCAATGGGTCTGGTTGGCACTCGATGCAGACACCCGTGAGATTGTTGGTGTTAATATCGGAGCAAGAGATGAGGCATCTGCACAGGGTTTGTGGGATTCTTTACCTGCAGTTTATCGTCAATGTGCAATTGCTTACACTGATTTCTGGGCAGCTTATGCAGCAGTTCTACCGTCAAACCGACACCGACCAGTCGGCAAAGAAACGGGGAAAACTAGCTACGTTGAGCGATTGAACAACACCTTTAGACAACGAGTCTCTCGTTTGGTACGAAAAACCTTATCGTTTTCTAAATCGTTGGAGAATCATATTGGTGCCATCTGGTATTTTGTCCACTACTACAAGGCATCATTACTTGTTTAG
- a CDS encoding DUF1830 domain-containing protein, with protein sequence MAARGIWSLSQHIYNTTVDSLPDDYQQRILCHYKNATSTIQIARMTNIPRWYLERVVFPGRYLLFEAVPQAQLEIHSVKRASAIPADIIDCKQLQVSAGENKL encoded by the coding sequence TTGGCTGCAAGGGGAATTTGGAGCCTATCTCAACACATCTACAACACTACCGTAGATTCATTACCCGACGACTATCAACAGCGAATCTTGTGCCACTACAAAAACGCAACAAGTACAATTCAAATTGCTCGGATGACAAATATCCCACGCTGGTATCTAGAACGAGTCGTGTTTCCTGGTCGGTACTTGTTGTTTGAGGCTGTCCCACAAGCGCAACTAGAAATTCACTCTGTTAAAAGAGCCAGTGCGATTCCTGCTGACATCATTGACTGTAAACAACTGCAAGTCAGCGCGGGGGAGAACAAGCTCTAG
- a CDS encoding HNH endonuclease translates to MYWSTRLGRHPELPNRQAILLKQQQGKCTWCGLYFLSGNVMEVDHKIPLSKGGKDEWVNLQLLHRHCHDEKTAIDGSQKSVNDNRIAH, encoded by the coding sequence GTGTACTGGAGTACCAGATTAGGCAGACATCCTGAACTACCTAACAGACAAGCAATACTGTTAAAACAACAACAGGGAAAGTGCACTTGGTGCGGATTATATTTTCTCTCAGGAAATGTAATGGAAGTTGACCATAAAATTCCACTCTCCAAGGGAGGAAAAGACGAGTGGGTCAATCTTCAGCTATTACATCGACATTGCCATGATGAAAAGACTGCTATTGATGGCAGCCAGAAGTCCGTTAATGACAATAGGATTGCACATTGA
- a CDS encoding IS1 family transposase, whose amino-acid sequence MPACPICASSQTVKNGRIHNGKQRFLCHDCGRQFIEYPTKKVIDSATRELIDRLLLERISRFWNCSCHPGF is encoded by the coding sequence ATGCCTGCCTGTCCCATTTGTGCATCTTCTCAAACGGTCAAAAATGGGCGCATCCATAACGGCAAACAACGATTTCTTTGCCATGACTGCGGACGACAATTCATTGAATATCCGACCAAAAAAGTGATTGACTCTGCAACCCGGGAACTAATAGACCGATTGTTGTTGGAGCGCATTTCGCGCTTCTGGAATTGCTCGTGCCACCCAGGTTTCTGA
- a CDS encoding AraC family transcriptional regulator, with protein sequence MTNTLLKPSELNQRLQRTLTLSSLQMGWNGILVEQHDYTPTPGKIEEIKLPALSDHWLILPMGHPTYLSQKSDYRWYESIFQEGDSLLVPSEQLSYWCCPGSEAVQTELNIHLQPKLVEQVAEASEINPARVSLVNHFGQQDLNLQQIAMLLLTEVKSGGMMGRLYVESLSQALIIHLLRHYSEDATIIAPENRSLTHIQLQQAIDYIHTHLSRDLSLAELANVVNITPTYFANLFKQAIGISPHQYVIQQRVEQAKVMLSKTDLAIADIALQVGFSSQSHLTQQFKRITGMTPKQVR encoded by the coding sequence ATGACAAACACCCTTCTTAAACCCAGTGAGCTGAACCAACGACTTCAAAGAACGCTGACCTTATCCAGTCTGCAGATGGGCTGGAATGGCATCCTGGTTGAGCAGCATGACTATACTCCAACTCCTGGCAAAATAGAAGAAATAAAACTGCCTGCTCTGTCCGATCATTGGCTAATCTTACCGATGGGGCATCCCACTTATCTGAGCCAGAAATCTGACTATCGCTGGTACGAATCAATCTTCCAAGAAGGAGATAGCCTCTTGGTTCCATCTGAGCAGTTGAGCTACTGGTGTTGTCCAGGAAGTGAGGCTGTTCAAACGGAACTCAACATTCATTTACAGCCAAAGCTGGTCGAACAAGTTGCTGAAGCGTCTGAAATCAATCCAGCACGGGTCAGTTTGGTCAACCATTTCGGTCAGCAAGACTTGAATCTTCAGCAGATTGCCATGCTACTTTTAACTGAGGTGAAATCAGGTGGCATGATGGGGCGATTATATGTTGAATCCTTGTCTCAAGCATTAATCATCCATCTCTTGCGGCATTATTCTGAGGATGCAACCATCATTGCACCTGAGAATAGAAGCTTAACTCATATCCAGTTGCAGCAAGCGATCGACTACATTCACACTCATCTCAGTCGAGATTTGTCACTGGCTGAACTGGCAAATGTCGTGAATATCACCCCCACTTACTTTGCCAATTTGTTTAAACAAGCAATCGGAATCTCGCCGCATCAGTATGTGATTCAACAGCGAGTGGAACAGGCAAAAGTGATGCTGTCGAAGACGGACTTGGCGATCGCAGATATCGCCCTGCAAGTCGGCTTCTCCAGCCAAAGTCATTTGACCCAACAGTTTAAACGAATTACTGGAATGACACCAAAGCAGGTTCGCTAA
- a CDS encoding phytoene desaturase family protein, giving the protein MSNTSTTLPILQLPHLYEDLFREVGLNFADYVQLKRLEPYTRVQFWDGTQLNLTSDLESFKTQLATLRSDLPLAFERWYTEHIRKYKLGYKPYLGSPARTLSGYLRWNEIMPLLSFRPWESLYQHFWRFFQDERLVYALSYPSKYLGMHPTVAASVFSLIPFLEFAQGVWHPVGGFRALAQGLAKAAQDLGVQIQLNCRVHQVWIEQGQVRGIELADGKRLNFDAVVINADFGYAIRHLLPTSARGRYTDRKLKQMKFSCSTFMLYLGVNRRYEDLAHHQIYLSEHIRRRERPWLDDSGLDETDPPFYVCNPSIIDPSNAPVGHSTLFVLVPIPNTSYAVDWHTKQKSYQDFIIKRLHLLGYDNIEQHIVAQGCYTAQTWRDDYQVHLGAVFNLSHNWSQLGPFRPPIRFENISRLYWIGGAVHPGSGLLTILEAARSASGFISQDLA; this is encoded by the coding sequence ATGAGCAACACATCTACAACACTACCTATTCTGCAATTGCCTCACCTCTATGAGGATCTTTTTCGGGAAGTTGGGTTAAATTTTGCAGACTATGTTCAACTCAAACGATTGGAACCCTATACTCGCGTTCAATTTTGGGATGGGACACAACTAAATTTAACTTCAGATCTAGAGTCTTTTAAAACACAACTAGCAACTCTACGTTCAGATTTACCATTAGCATTTGAGCGTTGGTATACAGAGCATATCCGTAAATATAAATTGGGCTACAAGCCTTATCTAGGTAGTCCTGCAAGAACTTTATCAGGGTACTTGCGTTGGAATGAAATTATGCCTTTACTCTCGTTTCGTCCTTGGGAGAGTTTATACCAACATTTTTGGCGATTTTTCCAAGATGAGCGGTTGGTCTACGCTCTGAGCTATCCCTCGAAATACTTGGGAATGCATCCCACAGTAGCGGCGAGTGTATTCAGTCTAATTCCATTTTTAGAATTTGCCCAAGGAGTGTGGCATCCAGTTGGAGGATTTCGGGCATTGGCACAAGGGTTAGCTAAGGCGGCTCAAGACTTGGGAGTGCAAATTCAGCTTAACTGTCGAGTGCATCAAGTTTGGATTGAGCAGGGGCAAGTACGTGGGATTGAATTAGCGGATGGTAAGCGCCTAAATTTTGATGCAGTAGTGATTAATGCTGACTTTGGCTACGCTATCCGCCACTTGCTACCAACTTCAGCACGGGGTCGCTACACTGACCGCAAGCTCAAGCAAATGAAATTTTCATGCTCTACCTTTATGCTGTATTTAGGTGTAAATCGCCGCTATGAAGACTTAGCACATCATCAGATCTATTTGTCAGAACACATTCGACGGCGCGAGCGCCCTTGGTTAGATGATTCGGGATTAGATGAAACCGATCCCCCGTTCTATGTCTGCAATCCAAGCATCATCGATCCCAGTAATGCACCAGTTGGGCACAGTACATTGTTTGTGTTAGTACCAATTCCCAATACTTCTTATGCTGTTGACTGGCATACTAAACAAAAAAGCTACCAAGACTTTATAATTAAACGTCTACATTTGCTGGGATATGACAATATTGAGCAACACATTGTTGCCCAGGGGTGTTACACGGCACAAACTTGGCGCGATGACTATCAAGTTCACTTGGGTGCTGTGTTCAATCTCAGCCACAATTGGAGCCAACTTGGCCCATTTCGCCCACCAATTCGTTTTGAAAATATTAGCCGGTTGTATTGGATTGGTGGTGCAGTTCACCCAGGAAGTGGATTACTAACAATTTTGGAAGCAGCACGCAGTGCATCTGGATTTATTAGCCAAGATTTGGCATGA
- a CDS encoding DUF4113 domain-containing protein codes for MMVSRTFGRATRSPHELEEAVATFTAKAARKLRREGLVAGALCVFVSSSRFKENFYYNSARSRLMTASNHTPTLLKSALALTQQLWRDEVEFARAGVILTKLVDENIIQLSLFDDDYDPTDERSKQLMQAIDELNQLYGRDLVRFAAVGTNQHWQTRARYCSNRWTTRWSELPIAKC; via the coding sequence ATGATGGTATCTCGTACTTTCGGGAGAGCAACGCGCTCGCCGCACGAGTTAGAAGAAGCTGTCGCGACTTTTACGGCAAAAGCCGCCCGAAAACTGAGACGTGAAGGCTTAGTAGCGGGTGCTTTATGCGTGTTTGTTAGCTCTAGTCGATTCAAAGAGAATTTCTACTATAATTCGGCTCGCAGTCGCTTGATGACTGCCAGCAATCACACTCCGACGCTGCTCAAGTCTGCCCTAGCTCTGACGCAGCAGTTATGGCGAGATGAAGTTGAGTTTGCTAGAGCCGGAGTGATTTTGACCAAACTCGTCGATGAAAATATCATTCAGTTGAGCTTGTTTGACGATGACTACGATCCAACAGACGAGCGTTCTAAGCAGCTGATGCAGGCAATTGACGAGCTAAACCAGCTTTACGGTCGAGATCTCGTGCGTTTTGCAGCTGTGGGAACTAACCAACATTGGCAGACCAGAGCGCGGTATTGCTCCAATCGTTGGACTACACGTTGGTCAGAATTACCAATTGCCAAATGTTGA
- a CDS encoding AAA-like domain-containing protein: protein MCLATYITLEQLLQTAPKEEAGPYSDHLRQHWLNLQQYPKQLKELEEVVNKGSVQLEESNSEQVFELNSMGLLKLDNNKATMRCKLYFKYFQERLQINK from the coding sequence ATCTGCCTAGCTACTTACATCACCCTTGAGCAACTTTTGCAAACAGCTCCTAAAGAAGAAGCAGGGCCCTATAGCGATCACCTGCGACAACACTGGTTGAATCTACAACAGTATCCGAAGCAGTTAAAAGAGCTTGAAGAGGTGGTTAACAAAGGTTCAGTGCAATTAGAAGAGTCTAATTCGGAGCAAGTGTTTGAGTTAAATAGTATGGGGCTGTTGAAGCTGGATAATAATAAAGCCACAATGCGCTGTAAGTTATATTTTAAGTATTTCCAGGAGCGCTTGCAAATCAACAAATGA